Proteins encoded in a region of the Mucilaginibacter sabulilitoris genome:
- a CDS encoding FAD-binding protein: MKVIKTGDKTWENRHEIFVEDINDLYELANEDNLDAMDGYNDATSGLQQIIADAIAANTPLRALGAGWSWMRIATVNKGIMLDTKPLNTVFDITAASVSPAYSGDPAHLIFAQSGNGIWELNKHLRQKGQSLKTSGASNGQTIAGAFSTGTHGAAFDFGATQDFIVGIHLIVGTNRHVWLERKSVPVVSQTFIDRLKTELIQDDDLFNAALIGFGSFGIIHGVMIETEDLFLLETYLRRMPYDDSLRAIMNTLDFSNANLPCGNERPFHFSVYLNPYDMDKGAYVTTMYKRPYADGYQPPVENVNGIGPGDDAPTFIGAVTEAVPALVPLMVNKVLGASITPYEKQFGTLGEIFNNTTLRGKLLSAAVGIPLEQVTRVADLMLEINDTIGPFTGLFSFRFVKQTKATLGFTRFEHTCVMELDGAFSDRTYAYYTKVWQKLEDEQIPFTFHWGKVNELSPERLANMYGPAVDSWIAARNKLLDADSMRVFTNPIIQQWGLDKVIV, translated from the coding sequence ATGAAAGTAATTAAAACAGGAGATAAGACCTGGGAAAACCGGCATGAAATATTTGTAGAGGATATTAATGACCTGTATGAGTTAGCCAATGAGGATAACCTGGATGCTATGGATGGGTATAACGACGCTACCAGCGGGCTGCAGCAAATTATAGCTGATGCCATAGCTGCCAATACACCGTTACGAGCGTTGGGTGCAGGCTGGTCATGGATGAGGATAGCAACCGTGAATAAGGGCATAATGCTTGATACCAAACCCCTTAATACCGTATTTGATATTACCGCTGCCAGTGTTTCGCCTGCATATTCGGGTGATCCGGCACACCTGATCTTTGCACAAAGTGGTAACGGTATATGGGAACTGAACAAACATTTAAGGCAAAAAGGTCAGTCATTAAAAACTTCGGGCGCCAGTAACGGCCAAACCATTGCCGGAGCTTTTAGTACAGGTACCCACGGTGCGGCGTTTGACTTTGGCGCCACGCAGGATTTTATTGTGGGTATTCATCTCATAGTAGGAACCAACAGGCATGTATGGCTCGAACGAAAATCGGTCCCGGTAGTTTCCCAAACCTTTATTGACCGGTTAAAAACAGAACTGATTCAGGACGATGATCTGTTTAATGCCGCACTTATTGGGTTTGGAAGCTTTGGTATTATTCATGGTGTAATGATTGAAACGGAAGACCTGTTTTTGCTGGAAACTTACCTGAGGAGAATGCCTTATGACGATTCGCTGAGGGCTATCATGAATACCCTTGATTTTAGCAATGCCAACCTGCCTTGTGGTAACGAACGTCCTTTCCATTTTTCGGTTTACCTTAATCCGTATGATATGGATAAGGGCGCGTATGTCACTACCATGTATAAACGTCCTTATGCCGATGGATACCAGCCACCGGTTGAAAATGTGAACGGAATTGGTCCGGGAGATGATGCGCCAACCTTTATTGGTGCGGTAACGGAGGCTGTACCCGCTTTGGTTCCGCTAATGGTTAACAAAGTGCTTGGGGCCAGTATAACGCCTTATGAAAAGCAGTTTGGTACCCTGGGAGAAATTTTTAATAATACCACGCTGCGTGGTAAGTTGTTAAGTGCGGCTGTGGGCATTCCTCTTGAGCAGGTTACCCGGGTGGCCGACCTGATGCTGGAGATAAATGACACCATCGGGCCGTTTACTGGCTTGTTTTCATTCAGGTTTGTGAAGCAAACTAAGGCGACGCTGGGCTTTACCCGCTTTGAGCACACCTGTGTAATGGAGCTGGATGGAGCTTTCTCTGATCGTACTTATGCTTATTACACTAAAGTTTGGCAAAAACTGGAGGATGAACAAATTCCTTTCACTTTTCATTGGGGTAAGGTAAATGAATTATCTCCCGAAAGATTAGCAAATATGTATGGTCCTGCAGTTGATTCGTGGATAGCGGCCCGCAACAAACTGCTCGATGCGGATAGTATGCGTGTTTTTACCAATCCAATTATACAACAATGGGGCTTAGACAAAGTGATCGTTTAA